The genomic stretch TGGAAGACCTGAAGATGGGCTGGCGCATATCGCTTAACGAGGATAAACTTTTCCCCTCGGCAAGCATGGTGAAGATCCCGATCATGGCCGCTTGTTTGCGCGCGGTCAGGGATAAAAAGATCTCCCTGGGAGCTAAAATGGTTTTGAAGGCTTCGCATAAGACCGAAGGATCCGGGGTATTAAAAAATAAGCCGGTCGGCTCTAAGTTCACCGTGGATAAGCTCATCGAGCTGATGATCACTAAAAGCGACAATACGGCGGCTAATATGCTTATCGGGCTCTTGGGTTTTGAGTACTTGAATGATTTTTTCAAGAGCGAAGGCCTCGAGCATACCAATCTCAGCCGGAAGATGATGGATTTTCGTCATCGCAAGCAAGGTGTGGAGAATTACACGACAGCCGAAGATATTTCTTTTATCCTTGAGAAGATCTACAGAAAGAGATTTATAAACCGCAGAGTATCCGAAAAATGCCTTGGTCTGCTTTTGAATCAAAAGGTCAACGACAGGATTCCCAGGAAGCTGCCTCAGGATGTCCTGGTGGCGCATAAGACCGGGCTTGAGCGCAATGTCTGTCATGACGCCGGCATTGTTTTTACCGACCAGGGGCATTTCCTGATTTGCGTGCTTACTAAAAGCAGGTCCGGGACGCGAAAAGTTAAGGAATTTATTTCCGACATTTCTTTGTATATCTACAACACCTATGAACGGATGCCCGTTTCATAGAGAAAGGACGCGATATGTTCGTATTGTCTAATTTGCTGAATGCGGTGGCCCAGTTGATAGGCATTATCCTTACGGCGCTGTACTGGCTGATAATAGTCAGGGCTTTGATCAGCTGGGTCAGCCCTGATCCGTATAATCCGGTGGTCCAGTTTTTGTATAAGGTTACTGAGCCGGTCCTTTATCCCATAAGGAAGATACTGCCTTTTTCGCTGAAATTCGGGATTGATATTTCTCCGGTGATCGCTTTCCTGGCGATAATATTCCTGAAGTCGTTTTTGGTGGCCAGCCTGATTGATCTATCGGTCCGGCTGCGGATGGCCGGGTGATATCGCGTACAATTTTGGTTGACAACGGGTTAAAAGATAATAGAATGTAGAAAAAAGGAGGAGATATGAAGAAGTATGTTTTTTTAACGTTCCTTTTAGCCGCATGCGGGTTATTGTTCTTCGGACTGGCTCATTTTGTGGACGCGCAGGAAGGCGCCGCCGCCCCGGATTCAGTAACTTTGGACAATACCTTCGGCAAGGTTACTTTTTCCCATAAGGGGCATACCGCTCAGGGAGAATGCAAAGTCTGCCATCATATGGGCACCCCTGACCAGAAATGCGAGGTCTGCCATACCAAGGATGCCAAGTTGAATTCGCAGAACGCATTCCATAAGAATTGCATCGATTGCCATAAAGAAAAAGCCAGCGGCCCTACGGGCTGTATGGATTGTCATAAGAAATAAGATCGCGGTTATTTCCTAAGGGCGGACGAATTCAGCGGCATAAGAATTAGTCCGCCCTTTTTTCTTGCGGAGGTTTAAAAATGGAAAAGCAGATAAAGGTCCTGTTGGTAGATGATGAGTTGGATTTTCGCAAACTTATGACTTTTTGGCTTGAGTCCAAAGGGTATTCGGTGATCGGCGCCGCTAACGGGGAAGATGCGGTCAGATTAACTTGCGAAGCAGCCCCGGACATCATCTTTATGGACTTGAACATGCCGGTAATGGACGGGGCGCAGGCCTTACGCAAGATCAGGGAATTTAACAAGGATATACCGGTGATAATCATCAGCGCCTATGTCGATGATAAAAGGGCAAAAAACGCCGTAGAAAGCGGCATCTCCGGAGTGTTTTACAAAGGCAAGGATTTTCAGGAGGGGCTTTCTCTATTGGAAGCGGCCTTGAGGACCCACAAACAGCTTAAGCGTTGATCCCGCGGTAAACTTTCCGTTCTACCACGATACAAACACCCAAACA from Candidatus Omnitrophota bacterium encodes the following:
- a CDS encoding cytochrome c family protein translates to MKKYVFLTFLLAACGLLFFGLAHFVDAQEGAAAPDSVTLDNTFGKVTFSHKGHTAQGECKVCHHMGTPDQKCEVCHTKDAKLNSQNAFHKNCIDCHKEKASGPTGCMDCHKK
- a CDS encoding YggT family protein; this translates as MFVLSNLLNAVAQLIGIILTALYWLIIVRALISWVSPDPYNPVVQFLYKVTEPVLYPIRKILPFSLKFGIDISPVIAFLAIIFLKSFLVASLIDLSVRLRMAG
- a CDS encoding class A beta-lactamase-related serine hydrolase, which translates into the protein MTKRRIFFGLFFCVCFVSFVFCLYKAYSGLQDVKKRQAALEKRKIAWSSLERAMRSKLNSFSGNAGIIVEDLKMGWRISLNEDKLFPSASMVKIPIMAACLRAVRDKKISLGAKMVLKASHKTEGSGVLKNKPVGSKFTVDKLIELMITKSDNTAANMLIGLLGFEYLNDFFKSEGLEHTNLSRKMMDFRHRKQGVENYTTAEDISFILEKIYRKRFINRRVSEKCLGLLLNQKVNDRIPRKLPQDVLVAHKTGLERNVCHDAGIVFTDQGHFLICVLTKSRSGTRKVKEFISDISLYIYNTYERMPVS
- a CDS encoding response regulator, whose amino-acid sequence is MEKQIKVLLVDDELDFRKLMTFWLESKGYSVIGAANGEDAVRLTCEAAPDIIFMDLNMPVMDGAQALRKIREFNKDIPVIIISAYVDDKRAKNAVESGISGVFYKGKDFQEGLSLLEAALRTHKQLKR